A DNA window from Impatiens glandulifera chromosome 7, dImpGla2.1, whole genome shotgun sequence contains the following coding sequences:
- the LOC124910178 gene encoding transcription factor MYB77-like gives MATTMKGAWTMEEDRILVKLVLRHGAKNWPTLSKSIEGRSGKSLRLRWLNHLSPKVNRNPFSPEEDQIIIRTHARLGNKWATIAKMLLNGRTDNCVKNYWHFSLKKRLPPIVDQPQEQENDRPEERPTLSANLPGGSDTDPSTSLTLALIRTVDREPTAAAAAVGDHI, from the coding sequence ATGGCGACCACTATGAAGGGTGCATGGACCATGGAAGAAGACAGGATTCTGGTGAAGCTGGTTCTGCGTCACGGCGCTAAGAACTGGCCAACCCTGAGCAAGTCAATTGAGGGGCGATCGGGGAAATCTCTTAGGCTGCGCTGGCTCAATCATCTGTCCCCGAAGGTGAACCGCAATCCATTCAGTCCCGAGGAGGACCAAATCATCATCCGAACCCATGCAAGATTGGGAAACAAGTGGGCTACTATCGCCAAAATGTTGTTAAATGGAAGGACAGATAATTGTGTCAAAAACTACTGGCATTTCAGCTTGAAGAAGAGATTGCCCCCCATTGTTGATCAACCCCAAGAACAGGAAAATGACCGCCCGGAGGAACGACCAACTCTTTCTGCAAATCTGCCAGGAGGGTCGGACACCGATCCTTCAACTTCTTTGACGCTTGCACTGATCAGGACTGTGGACAGAGAACCAACAGCCGCAGCCGCAGCCGTTGGCGACCACATTTGA